The following nucleotide sequence is from bacterium.
ATGCCGCCCGGCGCCACGCGCCCGGCGGCCTTGCGGTTGAGGTGGGTGTAGGCGCCGAGGGCGCTCTCCGCATCGCCGCGCTCCTTGGCCAGCGCCGGCGGATCGAGGACGACCAGATCCCACTCGCCGTGCGGCCAGCCGGCCTGGCCCTTGCCGCTCTGCAGCAGATCGAGCGCGGCGAAGCGGCAGCGCTTGCCGAGGCTGTTGGCGAGGGCGCTCCGGCGCGCGAGGGCGAGGGCTGCCTCCGAGCGGTCGAGGCCGAGCACGGCCTCGGCGCCGCCCGCCGCCGCCTGCAGCGCGAAGCCGCCGCTGTGGCAGAAGAGGTCAAGCACGCGGCGGCCGCGCGCGGCGCCGCGCAGCCAGGCGCGGCTCTCGCGCTGATCCCAGAACCAGCCGCCCTTGAGGCCGCCCAGCGGATCGATCGCGAAGCGGAGTCCGCCCTCTTCGGCCCAGGCTTCGGCCGGCAGCGCGCCCTGCACCTCGGGCGCGAGTTCGGCGAGGCCCTCCTTGCGGCGCACGCCGGCGTCGCGGCGCAGCACGAGCCCGGTGACGCCGGGCAGCGCGAGCAGCGCGCCCGCGATCGCCGCCGCGTGCGCCTCGCTGGCCGCCGAGGCGAGCTGCGCGACGAGCAGGGCGCCGAAGCGATCCACCGTGAGCCCGGGCAGGCCGTCCGCCTCGCCGAAGACGAGCCGGTACTGCGGCGCGGCATAGAGCCGCGCGCGCAGGTCGAGGGCGCGCTCCAGCGCCTGCGGCAGGTGCGTCGCGAAATCCAGCGGGCGGCGCGCGAAGAGCCGCGCGCAGATCTGCGACTGGGGATTCCAGAGCGCGCTGCCCAGCGCCTCGCCGCGCGCGTCGACGAGCAGCACGCTGTCGCCGGCGGCGAGCCCAGCCGGCGCGGCGGCGATCTCGCCCGCGTAGGCCCAGCAGTGGCCGCGGCGCAGGCGGCGTTCCTCGCCGGGCAGCAGGGTGACGACGGGCAGGGTGGACATCGCGGGCCTCGCATCTGGAGTCGGCCGGGCGAGCATAGGCGGCAGGGAGCCGGGCGGCAAGCCCGGGTCGGCGGCGCGCGCGGCGGCGCCGGCGGGCGCGGCGGCGCTGGCGGCGCCGGCGGGCATGAAAAAGTGGGGCCCGCAAGCGGACCCCGCCTAGTCAAGACGAGAACGCTAGTGCTTCAGCGCTTCGAACCGCTTCGCTACTTCGCTCCAGTTGACCACGTTCCACCAGGCACCGATGTAATCGGGCCTACGGTTCTGGTAGTGGAGGTAGTAGGCGTGCTCCCAGACGTCGAGGCCGAGGATGGGCGTGCCCGAGCCGTCCATCAGCGGGTTGTCCTGGTTGGGCGTGCTCGAGACGACGAGCTTGCCGCCGGCGACCGAGAGCCAGGCCCAGCCGCTGCCGAAGCGGGTGGTCGCCGCGTTCGCGAACTGCTCCTTGAAAGCGGCGAAGGAGCCGAAGTCCGCGGCGATCGCCTGGGCCAGCGCGCCCGTGGGCTCGCCGCCGCCCTTGCCGCTCATGAGCTGCCAGAAGAGGCTGTGATTCCAGTGGCCGCCGCCGTTGTTGCGCACGGCCGTGCGCTGGGCCTCGGGCAGGGCGCTCAGGTTGGCGACCAGCTTCTCCAGGGGCGTGTCGAGGTGGCTGCCGCCGGCGGCCTCGAGGGCCTTGTTCAGGTTGGCGACGTAGGCGGCGTGGTGCTTGCCGTGGTGGATCTCCATCGTCCGCGCATCGATGTGCGGCTCCAGGGCAGCGAAGTCGTAGGGCAGGTCGGGCAGCTTGTGCATCGTCCTCATCTCCTTCCACAGGGACCGTCGGTTCGGTTGGCTTGGTGACCAAGATAGTCCCATTGCCGAGTCGGTCAAGCGATGGCGGAGAAAATGCATGGTGGCGGATTTCAGGATCCGGGCTGCCGCAACTTCACGGACTCCGCCGCGGGGGCTATACTGCGGGCGCGCGCATTACTGTCGGCGTTTGCGGCAACCAGGGAAGAGCGCGAGGAGGTGGCAGATGGCAAGGTGTCGTTGGAGAGCCCTGCTGGCAATCGGCGGTCTGCTGGCTCTCGGGCAATCCAGTCTCGCGTGGGGGGCGGTCTGTTTCACGGATGGCGTCCGGCTTTCGGCCGACGCGGACGGCTTG
It contains:
- a CDS encoding superoxide dismutase, producing MHKLPDLPYDFAALEPHIDARTMEIHHGKHHAAYVANLNKALEAAGGSHLDTPLEKLVANLSALPEAQRTAVRNNGGGHWNHSLFWQLMSGKGGGEPTGALAQAIAADFGSFAAFKEQFANAATTRFGSGWAWLSVAGGKLVVSSTPNQDNPLMDGSGTPILGLDVWEHAYYLHYQNRRPDYIGAWWNVVNWSEVAKRFEALKH
- a CDS encoding class I SAM-dependent rRNA methyltransferase yields the protein MPAGAASAAAPAGAAARAADPGLPPGSLPPMLARPTPDARPAMSTLPVVTLLPGEERRLRRGHCWAYAGEIAAAPAGLAAGDSVLLVDARGEALGSALWNPQSQICARLFARRPLDFATHLPQALERALDLRARLYAAPQYRLVFGEADGLPGLTVDRFGALLVAQLASAASEAHAAAIAGALLALPGVTGLVLRRDAGVRRKEGLAELAPEVQGALPAEAWAEEGGLRFAIDPLGGLKGGWFWDQRESRAWLRGAARGRRVLDLFCHSGGFALQAAAGGAEAVLGLDRSEAALALARRSALANSLGKRCRFAALDLLQSGKGQAGWPHGEWDLVVLDPPALAKERGDAESALGAYTHLNRKAAGRVAPGGILLTCSCTYPVEEHIWQGHVLRAVAKSGRHARVIYRGGQGGDHPVLPGMPETRYLSVLALQLD